Proteins found in one Zea mays cultivar B73 chromosome 1, Zm-B73-REFERENCE-NAM-5.0, whole genome shotgun sequence genomic segment:
- the LOC118476133 gene encoding putative ripening-related protein 6, whose amino-acid sequence MAKTKIAVAIAILALFQVSCAAARRHGKPAHGDHDGDGTPAVMTVNGFKRGEDGGGAASCDGRFHSDDDLIVALSSRWYAGGKRCGKAIRITAESGRTVRARVVDECDSHGGCRNNIVDSSRAVWKALGLHTDVGEVHVTWSDA is encoded by the coding sequence ATGGCGAAGACCAAGATTGCCGTAGCCATTGCCATCCTAGCTCTGTTTCAGGTCTCTTGCGCCGCAGCCCGGCGGCACGGCAAGCCAGCGCACGGTGATCACGACGGTGACGGCACCCCTGCTGTGATGACGGTGAACGGTTTCAAGCGAGGCGAGGACGGCGGCGGTGCAGCATCGTGTGATGGCCGTTTCCACAGCGACGACGACCTGATCGTGGCGCTGTCCTCGCGGTGGTACGCAGGAGGGAAGAGGTGTGGCAAGGCTATCCGCATTACAGCGGAGAGCGGGCGTACCGTGAGGGCACGGGTCGTGGACGAGTGCGACTCCCATGGAGGATGCCGCAACAACATCGTGGATTCCTCCCGCGCTGTTTGGAAGGCGCTCGGGCTCCATACTGATGTCGGCGAGGTCCACGTCACGTGGTCCGACGCCTGA